A window from bacterium CG_4_10_14_0_2_um_filter_33_32 encodes these proteins:
- the tilS gene encoding tRNA lysidine(34) synthetase TilS produces MFFYDRDLVNVRIIMMDLINKVQQNIIKRKLFDKKEKIILAISGGIDSIVLLDILHNLKQKYQFSIIIAHLNHGLRGKDADLDQKFVQEIAIKHGYRFETKKVNIKKISEKRKGNLEEIAREERYKFFNSIAKKNNINKIITAHHADDQIETVLLNFIRGAKSQGLSGMDFITRRIINKYEILVVRPMLNFWRKDIERYQKEHNLKFRLDKSNYDLRIRRNYLRHKLIPSFEKEDKNFKYKVFAKSILLRRLIKETESKIFKLYKKIEKKKLLGAVILDRNIFRKIDYSLKALILKEGFRQVSGSFKNISSKNIHDSLNLIESSEVGKMMILPGKLILLIDYDDLILFKDTLPKTKIKKRKLRIGKNVIKEADLFIKLSKKQKISANFFNYDFQKIELPIFIRSFMPGDRFVPLGFNGTKKVQDLFVDLKIPKRLRNLIPIIVDKNDKILGALGIRQGNLAVATKTTKKFLAIDFNKLSV; encoded by the coding sequence ATGTTTTTCTATGATAGGGATTTAGTAAATGTTAGAATAATAATGATGGATTTAATTAATAAAGTTCAGCAAAATATTATAAAACGTAAGCTTTTTGATAAAAAAGAAAAGATAATTTTAGCAATTTCCGGCGGGATTGATTCGATAGTTTTATTAGATATCTTGCATAATTTAAAACAGAAATATCAATTTTCAATTATAATTGCCCATCTTAATCACGGTCTTAGGGGCAAAGATGCTGATTTAGACCAAAAATTCGTACAGGAAATAGCAATTAAACATGGTTATAGATTTGAGACAAAAAAAGTTAATATAAAAAAAATTTCTGAAAAGAGAAAAGGAAATTTAGAAGAAATAGCTCGAGAAGAAAGGTATAAATTTTTTAATTCTATTGCCAAAAAAAATAATATCAACAAAATAATTACGGCTCATCATGCTGATGATCAGATTGAAACAGTTTTATTAAATTTTATAAGAGGTGCAAAATCCCAAGGTCTATCTGGGATGGATTTTATAACCAGGCGTATTATAAATAAATATGAAATTTTGGTTGTTAGGCCAATGTTAAATTTCTGGCGAAAAGATATAGAGAGATATCAAAAAGAGCATAACCTAAAATTTCGTTTGGATAAATCAAATTATGATTTGCGAATCCGTAGAAATTATTTGAGACATAAACTTATACCTAGTTTTGAAAAAGAAGATAAAAATTTTAAATACAAAGTTTTTGCAAAGTCTATTTTGTTAAGACGACTGATAAAAGAAACTGAGTCTAAAATATTTAAACTATACAAAAAAATTGAAAAAAAGAAATTGCTCGGAGCAGTTATTCTAGATAGAAATATTTTTAGAAAAATTGACTATAGCCTAAAAGCACTTATTCTAAAAGAAGGCTTTAGGCAGGTCTCAGGCAGTTTTAAAAATATATCCAGTAAAAATATTCATGATTCTTTGAATTTGATAGAATCTTCAGAGGTTGGGAAAATGATGATTCTTCCTGGCAAATTGATATTATTAATCGATTATGATGATTTGATATTATTTAAAGACACTTTACCTAAGACCAAGATCAAAAAACGGAAACTTAGAATAGGCAAAAATGTTATCAAAGAAGCCGATTTATTTATTAAATTATCAAAAAAACAAAAAATCAGCGCCAACTTTTTTAATTACGATTTTCAGAAAATAGAATTGCCTATTTTTATAAGATCATTCATGCCTGGTGATAGATTTGTGCCGCTTGGCTTTAACGGAACAAAAAAAGTTCAGGATTTATTTGTTGATCTTAAAATACCTAAAAGATTAAGAAATTTAATTCCCATAATAGTAGATAAAAATGATAAGATATTAGGAGCATTAGGAATACGTCAGGGTAATCTAGCGGTCGCTACTAAAACAACTAAGAAATTTTTAGCCATTGATTTTAATAAACTAAGTGTTTAA